One region of Candidatus Hydrogenedentota bacterium genomic DNA includes:
- a CDS encoding MBL fold metallo-hydrolase has product MKSKPPWEHIGLLPISTPTVFPVGPANVYLYPGPPMILFDAGTHTESAFQALVAALDQYGFQLGDIEKVVLTHHHLDHIGLARRIKSLSKARVAAHHSVKVHLSLLFKDGEIREQIKYLLLELGAPLSKIDYLVEERMKHRQLFDPPEMDDPLEAGDEVGPFEVHFRPGHSSTDTVYIHKEKRWAITGDHLIYKKTPSPLLRYHNEDGVRVKSLVQYYGSLLKTRAQSITGCFAGHGSPFVDHRHAVDATVEHIKKRCLRLLGLLPESGITPFEMTCLLFPRMTDEMLFYCLSTVTGHLELLETQHLVHSDAHDHVLHYFPVSSSV; this is encoded by the coding sequence ATGAAATCAAAACCGCCATGGGAACACATTGGGCTGCTCCCTATATCAACACCAACCGTATTTCCGGTAGGCCCCGCCAATGTTTATCTCTATCCCGGTCCGCCGATGATACTCTTTGATGCGGGCACTCATACAGAGAGCGCCTTTCAAGCCTTGGTTGCCGCTTTGGATCAATACGGCTTTCAACTCGGGGATATCGAAAAGGTCGTGCTCACCCATCATCACTTAGACCATATCGGTTTGGCGCGACGCATCAAATCCCTTTCTAAAGCTCGGGTAGCAGCCCATCATTCTGTGAAGGTACATTTATCGCTCTTATTTAAGGATGGAGAAATCCGTGAACAAATAAAATATTTGCTGTTGGAATTGGGGGCGCCCCTATCTAAGATCGATTATTTGGTGGAAGAGCGGATGAAACACCGTCAGCTCTTCGATCCGCCCGAGATGGATGACCCTTTGGAAGCCGGCGACGAAGTGGGGCCTTTCGAAGTCCATTTCAGACCGGGCCATTCTTCCACCGATACGGTATACATCCACAAGGAAAAACGCTGGGCAATCACCGGGGATCACTTGATCTACAAAAAAACGCCCAGTCCCTTACTGCGCTATCACAATGAGGACGGCGTACGCGTAAAGAGTCTGGTTCAATACTATGGATCTTTGTTGAAAACACGGGCGCAATCAATTACGGGCTGCTTTGCCGGTCACGGCAGCCCCTTTGTCGATCATCGTCATGCCGTGGACGCAACCGTTGAACACATCAAGAAGCGCTGTCTCCGTCTCTTAGGTCTTTTGCCGGAATCCGGAATCACGCCCTTCGAAATGACCTGTCTCCTTTTCCCACGTATGACCGACGAAATGTTATTCTACTGTCTATCCACTGTAACGGGTCATCTGGAGTTATTGGAAACGCAGCATTTGGTTCATAGCGACGCCCATGACCATGTACTGCATTATTTTCCTGTATCCTCTTCTGTTTGA
- the dnaK gene encoding molecular chaperone DnaK, protein MGKVIGIDLGTTNSCVAVMEGGEPIVIANTEGNRTTPSVVAFTKDDERLVGAVAKRQAVTNPRNTVFSIKRFMGRRHEEVKSEERIVPYTISSTSSGDVQVEITDKSYRPPEISAMILQKMKETAEVYLGQPISEAVITVPAYFNDSQRQATKDAGRIAGLEVLRIINEPTAAALAYGLDKKKDEKVAVYDLGGGTFDISILSIGDDSFEVLSTNGDTHLGGDDFDQKVIDWLAEEFLRDQGIDLRKDPMALQRLKEGAEKAKCELSSALTTDINLPFITADASGPKHLNYVLTRAKLEQLCDDLLQRSKNPCHRALEDAGLSASEVDEVILVGGMTRMPAVGKIVKDIFNKEPHRGVNPDEVVAIGAAVQAGVLAGEVKDVLLLDVTPLSLGIETLGGVCTKLIERNTTIPVTKRQVFSTAADNQQAVTIHVLQGEREMASDNRTLGKFDLMGIPAAPRGVPQIEVSFDIDANGIVNVSAKDLGTGKEQAIRIEASSGLAEDEIKKMVREAEQHADDDKKRRKIIELRNNADSMIYSTEKTLKEHGDKVSEEERKAVEAALENLRQVMGGDDADAIEAALEELGKSSHKLAEVMYAEAAKAQQAAGDAQPAEEGPEYVDPKQQEDDGSTVDADFKVVDDDADSSNN, encoded by the coding sequence ATGGGAAAAGTCATCGGTATAGACTTAGGCACTACGAATTCATGCGTTGCTGTTATGGAGGGCGGTGAGCCCATCGTGATTGCCAACACTGAAGGGAATCGCACGACGCCGTCTGTAGTCGCTTTTACAAAGGATGATGAGCGCCTCGTCGGTGCTGTTGCCAAACGGCAGGCAGTCACCAATCCCCGTAATACCGTTTTTAGTATCAAGCGTTTTATGGGCCGTCGCCATGAAGAGGTGAAGTCCGAAGAACGTATTGTTCCTTATACCATTTCGTCCACCTCGTCGGGCGATGTTCAAGTCGAAATTACAGACAAGAGCTATCGTCCCCCCGAAATCTCCGCCATGATTCTTCAAAAGATGAAAGAGACAGCAGAGGTCTATTTAGGTCAGCCCATTTCTGAAGCCGTCATCACGGTGCCTGCCTATTTTAACGATTCTCAGCGACAAGCAACCAAGGACGCCGGAAGAATTGCAGGGCTTGAAGTGCTGCGTATTATCAACGAGCCTACCGCTGCCGCATTGGCCTATGGTCTGGACAAAAAGAAAGACGAAAAAGTCGCTGTCTACGACCTTGGCGGCGGCACCTTCGACATCTCCATCTTGTCGATCGGTGATGATAGTTTCGAAGTCCTCAGTACCAATGGCGATACCCATCTGGGCGGCGACGACTTCGACCAAAAAGTTATAGACTGGTTAGCCGAAGAGTTTTTACGGGATCAAGGTATTGACCTGCGTAAAGATCCTATGGCGTTGCAGCGGCTGAAGGAAGGCGCGGAGAAAGCCAAATGTGAATTGTCCAGTGCCCTTACCACCGACATCAACTTGCCCTTTATTACGGCAGATGCTTCCGGCCCCAAACACCTCAATTACGTGCTTACCCGTGCAAAATTAGAACAGCTCTGTGATGATTTGCTGCAGCGCAGCAAGAATCCGTGTCACCGTGCTTTGGAAGATGCCGGCCTTTCCGCTTCCGAGGTTGATGAGGTCATTTTGGTCGGCGGCATGACACGAATGCCCGCAGTCGGTAAAATCGTGAAAGATATTTTTAACAAAGAGCCTCATCGTGGTGTGAATCCCGACGAAGTGGTTGCCATCGGCGCGGCTGTTCAAGCAGGTGTATTGGCCGGCGAAGTGAAAGACGTGCTCCTTCTCGACGTTACGCCCCTCTCCTTGGGTATTGAGACGCTCGGCGGTGTATGCACAAAGCTTATTGAGCGGAACACCACCATCCCCGTGACCAAACGACAAGTCTTTTCCACGGCCGCCGATAACCAACAAGCTGTGACTATTCATGTGCTCCAAGGGGAGCGTGAGATGGCGTCGGACAACCGTACCTTAGGGAAATTCGATCTCATGGGCATCCCTGCTGCGCCCCGCGGCGTGCCGCAGATTGAGGTGTCTTTCGATATTGATGCCAACGGTATTGTCAATGTATCTGCCAAAGACCTGGGCACAGGCAAAGAACAGGCGATCCGTATTGAAGCTTCCAGCGGTCTTGCCGAAGATGAAATTAAGAAGATGGTCCGTGAGGCGGAGCAGCACGCTGACGATGATAAGAAACGGCGTAAAATTATTGAGCTGCGCAACAACGCGGACTCCATGATCTATAGTACCGAAAAAACACTGAAAGAACATGGCGACAAGGTCAGCGAAGAAGAACGTAAAGCTGTGGAAGCAGCATTGGAAAACTTGCGGCAAGTCATGGGGGGTGATGATGCGGATGCTATTGAAGCCGCCCTCGAAGAACTGGGTAAATCTTCCCATAAATTGGCGGAAGTGATGTATGCAGAAGCGGCGAAAGCACAGCAGGCCGCAGGCGACGCACAACCCGCTGAAGAAGGTCCCGAATATGTGGATCCTAAACAGCAGGAAGACGACGGCAGTACGGTAGATGCTGATTTTAAAGTTGTCGATGATGACGCTGATTCAAGCAATAATTAA
- the hrcA gene encoding heat-inducible transcription repressor HrcA: MMTDGIPKHAIDALNDREREILNAVVNSYITTAEPVGSRTIVRRFGLDLSAATVRNVMADLEELGFLQQVHTSSGRVPTDLGYRYYVDHLMQIQRLSLQERRRIENEFQNKLDDVNSVLRHTSHLLALLTHQAGIVEIPSADRALVQRFELVPVSENRLAVLMVDTLGTVHSMAVTRPVNKSKLESLTNFLNQNFCGTAIGSLSQSVRMKLGQALDEQRALAQDVLEILNLMPVSQEKRLFLEGTVQLFEHPEFQRLEQAKEVFGLLEEHDRLIDLLRRTVSEDEYKSVYISKENDNLGAEGIGVVASSYHVEGEPAGMIGVLGPRRMPYSRLTSVVRFTADMVGRLLTRLGQ; this comes from the coding sequence ATGATGACAGATGGTATCCCAAAACACGCAATCGATGCTTTAAATGATCGGGAACGTGAAATACTGAACGCTGTGGTCAATAGCTATATTACGACAGCGGAACCGGTAGGCTCCCGTACGATTGTGCGGCGTTTTGGTTTGGATTTGAGTGCGGCTACAGTACGCAATGTGATGGCAGACTTGGAGGAGCTGGGGTTTCTTCAACAGGTGCACACAAGTTCCGGTCGTGTCCCCACCGATTTGGGGTATCGGTACTACGTGGATCATCTCATGCAGATTCAACGCTTGAGTCTTCAAGAACGCCGCCGCATAGAAAATGAATTTCAAAATAAGTTGGACGATGTTAATTCTGTCCTGCGCCATACGAGCCACCTGTTAGCGCTCTTGACCCATCAGGCGGGTATTGTAGAAATTCCTTCTGCAGACCGCGCTTTGGTTCAACGCTTTGAATTGGTGCCGGTCAGCGAAAATCGGCTGGCTGTGTTGATGGTCGACACGCTGGGTACCGTTCATTCCATGGCGGTGACGCGCCCGGTCAACAAGTCCAAATTAGAATCGTTAACGAATTTTCTGAACCAAAATTTTTGCGGTACGGCCATTGGCTCCTTGAGCCAGTCGGTTCGGATGAAGTTGGGACAAGCCTTGGACGAGCAACGGGCGTTGGCTCAAGACGTATTGGAAATACTCAACCTCATGCCGGTAAGCCAAGAGAAGCGGTTGTTTCTCGAGGGGACGGTACAGCTCTTTGAGCATCCGGAATTTCAGCGTCTGGAACAAGCCAAAGAAGTTTTTGGTTTGCTTGAAGAACACGACCGCCTCATTGACCTATTGCGAAGGACGGTTTCAGAAGATGAATATAAATCTGTCTATATCAGCAAAGAAAATGACAATTTGGGTGCAGAGGGCATAGGCGTTGTGGCTTCGTCTTACCATGTCGAAGGTGAGCCTGCCGGTATGATCGGCGTCTTGGGACCGCGGAGAATGCCCTATTCACGGCTCACATCGGTGGTGCGCTTTACAGCGGATATGGTCGGACGCTTGCTTACGCGGCTCGGTCAATAA
- the grpE gene encoding nucleotide exchange factor GrpE — MSGKSDKTLFEQMLEKKIAAEEEKTKQKADDSAAEAASSDTETAGEEVASASENEAAPTAAAEIVDDDNSAAQGDDHAKQIADLQAEYDQMKDQWLRSRAEFDNYRKRILREMDTTKFNATADVLRVFLPVVDNLERALAHANEEDGLAEGVRLVHKQLLDLLAAQGVVAIDAKGQAFDPNIHDALSMTPSEEVEEGVILEEFERGYMLKDQVLRPSKVIVSAGKADDTAE, encoded by the coding sequence ATGAGTGGTAAATCGGACAAGACTTTATTCGAACAAATGCTCGAAAAGAAAATAGCGGCGGAAGAAGAAAAGACCAAGCAGAAAGCGGACGATTCTGCAGCAGAAGCAGCATCTTCCGATACCGAAACCGCAGGCGAAGAAGTTGCGAGCGCCTCAGAAAATGAAGCGGCTCCTACTGCCGCCGCGGAAATTGTAGATGACGATAATAGCGCGGCCCAAGGCGATGATCACGCGAAACAAATTGCAGACTTGCAAGCTGAATATGATCAAATGAAAGATCAATGGCTCCGCTCTCGTGCCGAATTTGACAACTATCGCAAACGTATCCTGCGCGAGATGGACACAACAAAATTCAATGCAACCGCAGATGTGTTGCGCGTATTCCTGCCTGTGGTCGATAACCTTGAGCGCGCCCTTGCCCACGCAAACGAAGAGGATGGGCTGGCGGAAGGGGTGCGGCTCGTTCATAAACAATTGTTGGATTTGTTGGCTGCACAAGGAGTCGTCGCCATTGATGCGAAAGGGCAAGCCTTTGATCCAAATATTCATGATGCCCTGTCCATGACCCCTTCTGAAGAAGTGGAGGAAGGCGTTATACTCGAAGAATTTGAGCGCGGATACATGCTAAAAGATCAGGTCTTGCGCCCGTCTAAAGTCATTGTAAGCGCCGGCAAAGCGGACGATACAGCCGAATAA
- the dnaJ gene encoding molecular chaperone DnaJ translates to MPGQTDLYEILGVSKNASQDEVRKAYLKLAHKYHPDKTGGDKEAEKKLKEINAAYDILKNPEKRQQYDRFGSMDGQPFGGGGADYGGFGGFGGSDSPFGDLFDMLFSQGRGRSRANQARPGADLVYDLSMTLEEILQAQKKKISFARQENCGECRGTGASKGTQPESCPQCHGTGQIRQSHGVFSMSRSCPRCSGTGRIITNPCQACRGEGFVKSRRELEVSIPAGVDDGMRLRMSGEGEAGQFGGPRGDLYIRIHVAAHDFFEREDMNVYCEVPVSFTQAALGGTIRVPTLSGQADLKVPAGTQTGMQLRLRGHGIPDMRGYRRGDQFVIIRVETPAKLSKQQRKLLEELEKTSTEQTYPKRDGFIQKTSTSRKN, encoded by the coding sequence ATGCCCGGTCAAACCGATTTATACGAAATATTGGGAGTCTCCAAAAATGCTTCTCAAGACGAAGTCCGAAAAGCATACTTGAAACTTGCCCATAAATATCACCCCGACAAGACCGGCGGCGATAAAGAAGCCGAAAAAAAGCTGAAAGAAATTAATGCCGCTTACGACATTTTGAAAAACCCGGAGAAACGGCAGCAATACGATCGATTCGGCAGTATGGACGGGCAGCCCTTCGGCGGTGGCGGCGCTGATTATGGCGGATTCGGTGGTTTCGGAGGCAGTGATTCGCCTTTCGGTGATCTGTTCGATATGCTCTTCTCTCAGGGACGGGGCAGATCGCGTGCCAATCAGGCAAGACCCGGAGCCGATCTCGTCTATGATTTGTCCATGACCTTGGAAGAAATCCTTCAAGCCCAGAAGAAAAAAATTTCTTTTGCACGGCAAGAAAACTGTGGAGAATGTCGTGGAACCGGTGCAAGCAAAGGTACCCAGCCGGAAAGCTGTCCGCAATGTCATGGTACCGGCCAGATTCGTCAATCCCACGGTGTCTTTAGTATGAGCCGAAGCTGTCCCCGCTGCAGTGGTACCGGGCGTATCATTACGAATCCTTGCCAAGCGTGTCGGGGCGAGGGCTTCGTAAAGAGTAGGCGGGAATTGGAAGTTAGCATTCCTGCCGGCGTTGACGACGGCATGCGATTACGGATGAGCGGCGAAGGAGAAGCGGGACAATTTGGCGGGCCAAGAGGTGACTTGTATATCAGAATCCACGTGGCAGCCCACGACTTTTTCGAACGGGAAGACATGAACGTATATTGCGAAGTACCCGTGTCTTTTACGCAAGCGGCTTTAGGCGGAACCATACGGGTACCGACCTTGTCCGGACAGGCCGATCTGAAAGTGCCCGCCGGTACGCAAACGGGAATGCAATTGCGTTTGCGCGGGCACGGTATCCCGGATATGCGCGGATACCGCCGCGGAGATCAATTCGTTATTATTCGCGTCGAAACACCGGCAAAACTTTCCAAGCAACAACGGAAATTATTGGAAGAATTGGAAAAGACGAGTACCGAACAAACCTATCCCAAACGCGACGGCTTCATCCAAAAGACCTCCACTTCTCGGAAAAACTGA
- a CDS encoding glycerol acyltransferase, producing the protein MAFELDKTSFINWTTAVLCRKILQWLGWTVVGNKIDDPKAVLTAAPHTSNWDLFYTLLCARAIQIPMWFMMKNTHFWWPARIFWNWCGGVPIDRSKASGVVGQMVDAFAERERLYMVIPPEGTRKQVDAWKTGFYHIAHNAQVPVWPWFIDYKNRRVGCGDPIYTTGDIEADFARIRASYEENYGPLPHCRPRQH; encoded by the coding sequence ATGGCATTTGAATTAGACAAAACTTCATTTATCAACTGGACAACGGCGGTTTTGTGCAGAAAAATCTTGCAGTGGCTAGGTTGGACCGTGGTAGGTAACAAGATTGACGATCCCAAGGCCGTGCTTACCGCTGCGCCCCATACCAGTAATTGGGATTTGTTTTATACCCTGCTGTGCGCCCGCGCCATCCAGATTCCCATGTGGTTCATGATGAAAAACACGCACTTCTGGTGGCCGGCCCGTATATTTTGGAACTGGTGCGGCGGTGTGCCTATTGACCGCAGCAAGGCAAGCGGCGTGGTGGGGCAGATGGTAGATGCCTTCGCCGAACGGGAGCGCCTTTATATGGTGATTCCTCCTGAGGGCACGCGCAAACAAGTAGACGCGTGGAAAACCGGATTTTACCATATCGCCCATAATGCCCAAGTACCGGTTTGGCCTTGGTTCATCGATTACAAAAATAGGCGTGTAGGCTGTGGGGATCCTATTTATACAACAGGTGATATCGAAGCTGACTTCGCGCGTATCCGCGCTTCCTATGAGGAAAATTACGGGCCATTGCCTCATTGTCGCCCAAGACAGCATTGA